CAGACAGGGGATTTCCAGGAATAGTCGTGGTATTAGGTAAAGATTTTAAAGGGATTTCCGTGGATGGTAGCCATATTCGAGCGGGTGCCGGTGTTTCACTGCAGGTTTTAGTTCAAAAAGCTCTTGAGAATGGATTAAAGGGACTCGCTTTTGCCATCGGTATTCCAGGGAGTTTGGGAGGGGCTTTGGCGTTAAATGCGGGAGCTCATGGTCACGCCATTGGAGATGTAGTCAAGAGTGTGACCGTTTATACCTCAGACTGTGAACTTAAAGCACTTGGTGGGCTTGAGCTCTCTTTTGGTTATCGAAGTAGCTCCTTGCCTTCCCAAGGAGTAATCGTGGAAGCTGTTCTGAGGTTAGAGAAGGGAGATACCAATCTGATTAGAGCCGAGATGGAGAGGTACTTCAGAAAAAGGAAGAGAACGCAACCCCTTAAACTCCCAAATGTGGGAAGTATTTTTAAAAATCCACCAGGTCTTTCAGCTGGTAAACTCATCGAGGAAGCC
Above is a window of Actinomycetota bacterium DNA encoding:
- the murB gene encoding UDP-N-acetylmuramate dehydrogenase translates to MNRVVTSEVLNQLKCKFKGNVVGNEPLSKHTTLRVGGAATIFAIADSLEELRLLLQTSTDFELPYFIIGKGSNLLVSDRGFPGIVVVLGKDFKGISVDGSHIRAGAGVSLQVLVQKALENGLKGLAFAIGIPGSLGGALALNAGAHGHAIGDVVKSVTVYTSDCELKALGGLELSFGYRSSSLPSQGVIVEAVLRLEKGDTNLIRAEMERYFRKRKRTQPLKLPNVGSIFKNPPGLSAGKLIEEAGCKGLRMGDAQVSLKHANFIVNLGNASAHDVYSLMRRVQEEVFRVKGILLETEVTLVGDFE